From one Gossypium hirsutum isolate 1008001.06 chromosome D08, Gossypium_hirsutum_v2.1, whole genome shotgun sequence genomic stretch:
- the LOC107912264 gene encoding 50S ribosomal protein L35, chloroplastic — protein sequence MASSLNLTTLSLTLPIPHPHPHPHPRPSSSTRLPRGSLQLPQFNKVRKALKLSSSQTISAFPSFASKALPAFSPAPQTLQSPTVFAAKGYKMKTHKASAKRFRVTGRGKIVRRRAGKQHLLAKKNTKRKLRLSKMHAVSRSDYDNVIGALPYLKVNRNAK from the exons ATGGCTTCTTCTCTCAATTTAACCActctttctcttactttacccATTCCCCATCCCCATCCCCATCCCCATCCCCGTCCCTCCTCATCCACTCGACTCCCTCGTGGCTCGCTCCAACTCCCCCAATTCAACAAGGTGCGCAAAGCCTTGAAACTCAGTTCCTCTCAAACCATCTCTGCTTTCCCTTCCTTTGCTTCCAAGGCCCTTCCCGCTTTCTCCCCTGCCCCCCAAACACTCCAATCCCCCACTGTCTTTGCGGCTAAAGGCTACAAAATGAAAACCCACAAG GCTTCAGCAAAGCGATTCCGGGTGACAGGACGAGGGAAAATAGTAAGAAGGAGAGCTGGGAAGCAGCATTTGTTGGCTAAGAAGAACACCAAGCGTAAATTGCGCCTCTCCAAAATG CACGCTGTTAGCCGGAGTGACTATGATAACGTGATTGGCGCCTTGCCGTATCTCAAAGTAAATAGAAATGCCAAGTGA